From Candidatus Zixiibacteriota bacterium, a single genomic window includes:
- the mazG gene encoding nucleoside triphosphate pyrophosphohydrolase, translating to MSSFYELVDIMKKLRGPEGCPWDIEQTHKSLIPYLLEETYEVIERIEEADPVKLKDELGDLLLQIVFHAQIASDVGEFDIEDISKAISDKLVRRHPHVFEKKADLTPDQVTVNWEHIKLEKDEPRDGERNSVLSGVPKSLPALLRAYRVQEKAARFGFDWEKIEDIIVKLDEETVELKSELADKNESGIIEELGDLLFTVVNIARFLKIDPERALNRITNKFKTRFEYIETRLAESDRTVADATLAEMDKLWDESKRR from the coding sequence ATGTCAAGCTTTTATGAACTCGTTGATATCATGAAGAAACTGCGGGGACCTGAGGGCTGCCCATGGGATATAGAGCAGACCCATAAGTCATTGATTCCCTATTTATTAGAGGAGACGTACGAGGTTATCGAGCGGATTGAAGAGGCTGACCCGGTGAAGCTGAAGGATGAGCTGGGGGATCTTCTGCTGCAGATCGTGTTTCATGCTCAGATCGCGTCCGATGTGGGCGAATTCGACATAGAGGATATCTCGAAGGCTATATCTGATAAGCTTGTACGGCGGCATCCACATGTTTTCGAGAAGAAGGCTGATCTCACGCCTGATCAGGTAACGGTCAACTGGGAGCATATAAAGCTCGAAAAAGACGAGCCTCGCGACGGCGAGCGGAACTCGGTGTTGTCTGGTGTGCCGAAGAGCCTTCCGGCGCTACTGCGGGCGTATAGGGTGCAGGAGAAGGCGGCGCGGTTCGGGTTTGATTGGGAGAAGATCGAGGATATAATAGTCAAGCTCGACGAAGAGACCGTTGAATTGAAGTCTGAACTTGCAGATAAGAATGAATCCGGCATTATCGAGGAACTGGGCGATCTGCTCTTCACCGTCGTAAATATCGCGCGGTTCCTGAAGATCGACCCCGAACGCGCATTGAATCGCATCACGAATAAGTTCAAGACACGGTTCGAATATATCGAGACCCGCCTCGCTGAATCGGATCGCACTGTCGCAGACGCCACCCTTGCGGAAATGGACAAACTCTGGGACGAGTCGAAGAGGAGGTAG
- a CDS encoding valine--tRNA ligase, whose product MTEIPKHYDFKSAEKKWYKHWLDGGYFHADATDNGKTPYTIVIPPPNVTDILHIGHALNNSLQDIMIRYRRMAGFETEWLPGVDHAGIATQVVVEKQLVKEKTTRQEIGREKFVERVWKWKEEKFDAIIDQLKLIGCSCDWDRTRFTMDEGLSDAVKEVFIRLFNEKLIYKGHYITNWCPKDLTSLSDDEVEYQDQHSHLWYIKYKIAGADQFLTVATTRPETMLGDAALAVSPKDQRYQKYVGQTAILPILDREIPIIADDYVDPEFGTGVVKVTPAHDPNDFQIGLRHDLPQINVMNPDASLNENAGKFKGMDRYEGRKALLKELEKKGHLEKTEKYDLSVGVCYRCGTVLEPYLSKQWYVRMKPLAEPAIEAVKSGKLRFHPEHWEKTYLYWLENVRDWCISRQLWWGHRIPIFYCQDCDHVWVAKDTPRECPECKSKDVEQDPDVLDTWFSSWLWPFSTFGWPEETPDLKRFYPTNSLFTASEIIYLWVARMVMAGYKFLGDIPFTDVYIHGTVRDSQGRKMSKSLGNGIDPRDIIKEHGADALRISLVLSTPEGQDPCISFNTFEQGRNFANKLWNASRFVMMNLGDNISPEYFADIKQNGNLALMDEWILSRLNQTIKAVRTNLDTFRFNAGAKVLYDFIWHDFCDWYVELVKSRLRDDANADDKEAARNVVSFVLNKILLLLNPYMPFVTEEIWQGLHSSDGEAKGHTIIVAEYPKHDNKWIDPQLESGMESIQSVVNAIRAVRAEMNVPPSKRADVHVRVASEELAEALKTHSTYITELGRINDFHVGSDTKRPNLSASAVIKDAEVFIPLEGLIDIDRERSRLKKDLDQVRDQLFKIGRKLGNPEFLSKAAPDVVEREKRKRDDFESMADKINNNLEQLMGW is encoded by the coding sequence ATGACAGAGATACCGAAACATTACGACTTCAAGTCCGCCGAGAAGAAATGGTACAAGCATTGGCTCGACGGCGGGTATTTCCACGCTGACGCTACCGACAATGGCAAGACACCGTACACGATTGTCATTCCGCCGCCGAACGTCACTGATATACTCCACATAGGCCACGCCCTCAATAACAGTCTGCAGGACATAATGATCCGTTACAGACGCATGGCTGGCTTCGAAACCGAGTGGCTGCCGGGCGTAGATCATGCCGGAATCGCCACTCAGGTTGTGGTCGAAAAGCAGCTCGTGAAAGAGAAAACGACCCGCCAGGAGATCGGAAGAGAGAAGTTTGTCGAGCGTGTCTGGAAGTGGAAAGAAGAGAAATTTGACGCCATCATAGACCAGTTGAAGCTCATTGGCTGCTCCTGCGACTGGGATCGTACGAGATTCACGATGGACGAGGGACTATCAGATGCCGTGAAAGAAGTCTTCATCCGGCTATTCAACGAGAAGCTGATTTACAAGGGTCATTACATCACGAACTGGTGCCCGAAGGACCTTACATCGCTGTCGGATGACGAGGTCGAATATCAGGATCAGCATTCGCACCTCTGGTATATCAAATACAAAATCGCCGGAGCGGACCAGTTTCTGACGGTGGCGACGACACGTCCCGAGACTATGCTTGGCGATGCCGCGTTGGCTGTGTCCCCAAAAGATCAACGCTACCAGAAATATGTCGGCCAGACGGCGATCCTGCCGATTCTCGATCGCGAGATACCGATCATTGCGGATGACTATGTCGACCCCGAATTCGGCACCGGTGTGGTGAAAGTCACACCCGCGCACGATCCGAACGACTTCCAGATCGGTCTTCGGCATGATCTGCCGCAGATCAATGTCATGAATCCCGATGCCTCTCTCAATGAGAACGCAGGCAAGTTCAAGGGTATGGATCGTTACGAGGGTCGCAAGGCGCTGCTCAAAGAGCTTGAGAAGAAAGGGCATCTCGAAAAGACGGAGAAGTACGATCTTTCGGTTGGCGTCTGCTATCGATGTGGTACTGTTCTCGAACCGTACCTGTCGAAACAGTGGTATGTTCGCATGAAGCCGCTTGCAGAACCCGCAATCGAAGCTGTTAAGAGCGGCAAATTGCGGTTTCATCCAGAACATTGGGAAAAGACTTATCTCTACTGGCTGGAGAACGTGCGCGACTGGTGCATCTCGCGGCAGCTCTGGTGGGGACATCGGATTCCGATATTCTACTGCCAGGATTGCGATCATGTCTGGGTGGCAAAGGATACACCGCGAGAGTGCCCTGAATGCAAGTCGAAGGATGTTGAGCAGGATCCCGATGTTCTCGATACATGGTTCTCGTCATGGCTCTGGCCGTTCTCGACATTCGGCTGGCCGGAGGAGACTCCGGATCTGAAGAGATTCTATCCGACGAATTCGCTCTTCACGGCGTCCGAAATCATCTATCTCTGGGTGGCCAGAATGGTGATGGCCGGGTACAAGTTCCTCGGAGATATCCCTTTCACCGATGTTTACATTCATGGCACAGTTCGCGATTCGCAGGGACGCAAGATGTCGAAATCGCTCGGCAACGGCATCGATCCGCGCGACATCATCAAGGAACATGGCGCCGATGCGCTCAGGATTTCGCTCGTGCTGTCGACACCTGAAGGTCAGGACCCATGCATATCGTTCAATACGTTCGAGCAGGGTCGCAATTTCGCGAACAAGCTTTGGAATGCATCTCGCTTCGTGATGATGAATCTCGGCGACAACATATCGCCGGAGTACTTCGCAGATATCAAACAGAACGGCAACCTCGCGCTGATGGACGAGTGGATTCTGTCGCGGTTGAACCAGACGATCAAAGCTGTACGAACCAACCTCGATACATTTCGTTTCAACGCCGGCGCGAAAGTGCTATACGACTTCATCTGGCACGATTTCTGTGACTGGTATGTGGAGCTTGTCAAGTCGCGCCTCCGGGATGATGCGAATGCTGATGATAAAGAGGCAGCGCGCAACGTTGTGAGCTTTGTGCTCAACAAGATTCTGCTGCTGCTAAATCCATATATGCCGTTTGTGACCGAGGAAATCTGGCAGGGACTGCACAGCTCCGACGGGGAGGCTAAGGGCCACACTATCATCGTGGCGGAATATCCGAAACATGACAACAAGTGGATCGATCCGCAGCTTGAATCGGGAATGGAGAGCATCCAGTCGGTGGTGAACGCGATAAGAGCGGTCCGTGCCGAGATGAACGTTCCCCCATCGAAGCGTGCTGATGTGCACGTGAGAGTAGCGTCAGAAGAGCTTGCCGAGGCCCTGAAGACTCATTCGACCTACATTACTGAATTGGGCAGAATCAACGATTTCCACGTCGGGTCCGACACCAAACGGCCGAATTTGTCGGCTTCTGCAGTGATCAAGGACGCGGAAGTGTTTATACCGCTTGAAGGTCTGATCGACATTGATAGAGAGCGATCGCGGCTCAAGAAAGACCTCGATCAGGTCCGGGATCAGTTGTTCAAGATCGGCCGCAAACTCGGCAATCCGGAGTTTCTGTCGAAGGCTGCGCCCGATGTTGTTGAGCGCGAGAAGCGGAAACGGGACGATTTTGAGTCGATGGCAGACAAGATAAATAACAATCTGGAACAGCTCATGGGCTGGTAG
- the ftsZ gene encoding cell division protein FtsZ, with the protein MISFAEDYLNKARIKVVGVGGAGNNAVNRMIDAGLVGVEFLAINTDAQTLEGSKCANKVQIGSRCTKGLGAGADPEIGRKAIEEDRELVAEGFSGCDMVFVTAGMGGGTGTGAAPIVAEIAREVGALTVAVVTKPFTFEGKKRLNKALLGIDELKSRVDTMIVIPNQRLIEVVDKGTTFTQAFLMADETLLHATRGISDLITIPGIINCDFADVRTVMRGRGEALMGTGFGEGENAGADAAKAAINSPLLENTCISGAKGVLINVCGGENMTLTQVNDATNVIYDAAGSDAEIIFGAVIDPTLGDEMRVTVIATGFGRYEKEVYDYDTNVVDLFHQQRVASTQEVVTISRDKRVAVGAEMVHAGDIDRDDLEVPTFLRKAIDNR; encoded by the coding sequence ATGATCAGCTTTGCTGAAGACTATCTTAACAAAGCCCGGATCAAAGTGGTCGGCGTCGGGGGAGCAGGCAACAACGCAGTCAATCGCATGATCGATGCAGGTCTGGTTGGGGTCGAGTTCTTGGCGATCAACACTGACGCCCAGACGCTGGAGGGCTCGAAATGTGCGAACAAAGTGCAGATCGGTAGCCGCTGCACAAAAGGCCTTGGAGCCGGAGCCGATCCGGAAATCGGTCGAAAGGCTATCGAAGAGGACCGGGAACTTGTTGCTGAAGGGTTCAGTGGCTGCGACATGGTGTTTGTCACCGCAGGCATGGGCGGCGGAACCGGCACCGGCGCGGCACCGATCGTCGCTGAGATCGCTCGCGAAGTCGGTGCTCTCACTGTGGCTGTCGTTACGAAGCCGTTCACTTTTGAAGGGAAGAAGCGTCTTAACAAGGCGCTGCTCGGCATCGACGAATTGAAGAGCCGTGTAGACACGATGATCGTAATTCCGAATCAGCGACTCATCGAAGTCGTCGACAAGGGCACGACGTTCACTCAGGCATTCCTGATGGCTGACGAGACCCTGCTGCACGCGACACGCGGAATATCGGATCTCATCACAATCCCCGGAATTATCAACTGCGATTTTGCCGATGTGAGAACCGTGATGCGCGGCAGGGGAGAGGCTTTGATGGGAACCGGTTTCGGCGAGGGCGAGAATGCCGGTGCCGATGCTGCCAAAGCAGCTATCAATTCACCACTGTTGGAGAACACCTGCATATCCGGTGCGAAGGGCGTTTTGATCAATGTCTGCGGTGGCGAGAACATGACTCTCACGCAGGTCAACGATGCGACAAACGTGATTTATGATGCTGCCGGAAGCGATGCCGAAATCATATTCGGCGCGGTGATTGATCCGACTCTCGGCGACGAGATGCGCGTAACGGTTATCGCCACCGGATTCGGCAGATATGAGAAAGAGGTTTACGATTACGATACCAATGTTGTCGATCTGTTTCATCAGCAACGGGTTGCCTCGACACAAGAGGTCGTGACAATATCGAGAGATAAGAGGGTTGCGGTAGGTGCCGAGATGGTTCATGCCGGCGATATCGATCGCGACGATCTCGAGGTGCCGACGTTTCTGAGAAAGGCTATCGACAACAGGTAA
- the rpmB gene encoding 50S ribosomal protein L28: protein MAKVCDICGKKPMFGSTISHAHNVSNRRFNPNLHPVRAKINGQTKKIRVCSSCLKAGKVTKAA from the coding sequence ATGGCGAAAGTTTGTGACATATGCGGAAAGAAGCCGATGTTCGGCTCTACGATCTCTCACGCGCACAATGTGAGCAACCGGAGATTCAACCCGAATCTTCATCCGGTGCGCGCGAAGATCAACGGACAGACGAAGAAGATCAGAGTCTGCTCTTCCTGCCTCAAAGCAGGCAAAGTCACCAAAGCCGCATAA
- a CDS encoding transposase, with amino-acid sequence MRSRDRALFDVHGKVHFVTSTVAGFINVFNNKQTCAIFVDCLRFCQRRGDFTLLAWVLMANHFHMIVKRAEDKTISEIVGNLKRYTARQIGRLDAGPDIQETICRARRATARESGKGSALWKPRFDSLVISSEDILRQKIEYIHNNPVRKGLVEEPWQWRYSSASAYGGREDILIPVDSEWTCIGYGGIPSGKDS; translated from the coding sequence TTGAGAAGCCGCGACCGTGCACTTTTCGATGTCCACGGAAAAGTGCACTTCGTAACATCCACAGTGGCGGGATTCATCAACGTATTCAATAACAAGCAGACATGTGCCATCTTCGTCGACTGTCTTCGCTTCTGTCAGAGGCGAGGTGATTTCACTCTGTTGGCATGGGTTCTGATGGCGAATCACTTCCACATGATCGTCAAACGGGCAGAGGACAAGACAATCTCTGAAATAGTCGGCAACCTCAAACGCTACACAGCAAGACAAATCGGGCGGCTGGACGCGGGGCCAGACATACAGGAGACTATCTGCCGCGCTCGGCGCGCCACAGCGCGCGAATCGGGGAAGGGATCGGCTCTATGGAAGCCACGGTTCGATAGTCTGGTGATCTCATCTGAGGATATCTTGCGACAGAAGATTGAGTACATTCATAACAACCCTGTTCGTAAGGGTCTGGTTGAGGAACCGTGGCAGTGGCGGTACTCGAGCGCGTCAGCATATGGTGGCAGGGAGGACATATTGATTCCCGTTGACAGTGAATGGACGTGCATTGGTTACGGTGGGATTCCGTCAGGAAAGGATTCCTGA